In Nitrospira sp., the following are encoded in one genomic region:
- a CDS encoding GDP-L-fucose synthase, which produces MSFWSNKCVVVTGGAGFLGSFVVGQLRAKGCRQIVVPRSKDYDLVQMEAVKRLYSDAKPDMVIHLAARVGGIGANQANPGRFFYDNLMMGTQLIEVGRQLGLKKFIATGTICAYPKFAPIPFKEDDIWNGYPEETNAPYGLAKKMMLVQVQAYRQQYGFNSIVLFPVNLYGPRDNFDLETSHVIPALIRKCVTAKETGQASISLWGDGSPTREFLYVEDAVEGILLAAEQYDGDLPINLGTGEEISIRHLAGMIAAEVGFTGQVNWDTTKPNGQPRRCLDVSRAKQLFGFQARHSLRDGLKKTTQWFQDNRQAIREVRF; this is translated from the coding sequence ATGTCTTTCTGGTCCAATAAGTGCGTCGTTGTCACAGGGGGAGCCGGATTTCTTGGGTCGTTCGTCGTCGGCCAGTTGCGCGCGAAAGGATGCCGGCAGATCGTGGTGCCGCGAAGCAAGGATTACGATTTGGTCCAGATGGAGGCGGTGAAGCGATTGTATAGCGACGCGAAGCCCGACATGGTGATCCATCTGGCAGCTCGTGTCGGTGGCATCGGGGCCAACCAGGCCAATCCAGGTCGGTTTTTCTACGATAACTTGATGATGGGCACACAGCTGATCGAGGTGGGCCGCCAGCTGGGGCTGAAAAAGTTCATCGCAACGGGAACCATTTGCGCCTATCCGAAATTTGCTCCGATTCCATTCAAGGAGGATGACATCTGGAACGGGTACCCTGAAGAAACCAATGCTCCGTACGGGCTGGCGAAAAAAATGATGTTGGTGCAGGTACAGGCCTATCGGCAGCAATACGGTTTTAATTCGATCGTGCTCTTCCCCGTAAATCTCTATGGGCCGCGCGACAACTTTGATCTCGAAACCTCTCACGTCATTCCGGCACTCATCCGCAAATGCGTGACGGCAAAGGAAACAGGACAGGCATCGATTAGCCTGTGGGGGGATGGCTCGCCGACTCGAGAATTCCTCTATGTCGAGGATGCCGTGGAAGGCATTCTGCTCGCAGCTGAACAGTATGATGGTGACCTACCCATCAACCTGGGAACCGGTGAAGAAATCTCGATTCGTCATCTGGCCGGCATGATCGCAGCCGAAGTAGGGTTCACCGGCCAAGTGAATTGGGATACCACCAAGCCGAACGGCCAACCGCGTCGCTGTCTTGATGTTAGTCGAGCCAAGCAGCTTTTCGGATTTCAAGCCCGACATAGCTTGCGCGATGGATTGAAAAAGACGACCCAGTGGTTTCAAGACAACCGTCAGGCGATACGGGAAGTGCGGTTCTAG
- the wecB gene encoding UDP-N-acetylglucosamine 2-epimerase (non-hydrolyzing) has protein sequence MKRIDLIAGARPNFMKIAPIIEVLNAAERRGGQLRYRLIHTGQHYDRAMSGSFFEELGIPDPDINLGVGSGTQAEQTAGIMVGYERVLLKDKSDLCLVVGDVTSTMACSIAARKLGVAVAHVEGGIRSGDWTMPEEINRVVTDSITNWFFTTSETANDNLRCAGVSDDRIFFVGNTMIDTLMKHLPRLRPPTCWHSLKLESQKYFVVTLHRPANVDGAQQLLSLLRAIAEGTRGLPVVFPVHPRTAKNLLELDSATPQLHYVDPLSYLEFNYLVKHATGVITDSGGITEETTVLGVPCLTLRDNTERPETISIGTNELIGTDPNKLSPALARLMAGEWKKGSVPPLWDGKTAERIVEHLERVLNDR, from the coding sequence GTGAAGCGCATCGATCTCATCGCCGGAGCACGGCCCAATTTCATGAAAATCGCGCCGATCATCGAGGTATTGAACGCCGCCGAGCGGCGTGGCGGACAGTTGCGGTACCGATTGATTCATACGGGCCAGCATTATGATCGTGCCATGTCCGGGAGTTTCTTCGAGGAACTAGGGATTCCCGACCCGGATATCAACCTCGGGGTGGGATCCGGCACTCAGGCCGAACAAACCGCCGGTATCATGGTCGGGTACGAAAGGGTCTTGTTGAAGGACAAAAGCGACCTCTGTCTTGTCGTCGGTGATGTCACGTCCACGATGGCCTGTTCCATCGCGGCGCGAAAGCTGGGTGTGGCGGTGGCCCATGTCGAGGGCGGCATTCGATCCGGGGATTGGACCATGCCGGAGGAAATCAATCGAGTGGTGACTGACTCCATCACCAACTGGTTTTTCACGACGAGCGAGACGGCCAACGACAATCTGCGTTGCGCCGGTGTGAGCGATGACCGGATCTTTTTCGTCGGCAACACCATGATCGATACATTGATGAAGCATCTTCCACGTTTGCGGCCGCCGACCTGTTGGCATTCGCTGAAACTTGAATCGCAGAAATACTTTGTGGTGACGCTGCATCGACCGGCGAATGTCGATGGAGCACAGCAGCTCCTGTCGCTGCTCCGCGCCATCGCTGAAGGCACCAGAGGACTGCCCGTGGTATTTCCCGTACATCCCCGGACCGCGAAAAATCTCCTGGAACTCGACAGTGCGACACCCCAGCTTCACTATGTCGATCCACTGAGCTATTTGGAATTTAATTATCTCGTCAAGCATGCCACAGGAGTGATTACCGATTCGGGGGGCATCACCGAAGAAACAACGGTGCTCGGAGTGCCGTGCCTGACCCTTCGTGATAACACCGAGCGACCGGAGACCATTTCCATCGGGACAAACGAACTGATCGGGACTGATCCAAACAAACTTTCTCCCGCGCTCGCGCGATTAATGGCAGGAGAATGGAAGAAGGGCTCAGTTCCTCCGCTGTGGGACGGAAAGACTGCGGAACGGATTGTAGAGCATTTGGAGCGGGTGTTGAACGATAGGTAG
- the gmd gene encoding GDP-mannose 4,6-dehydratase, whose protein sequence is MKKALITGITGQDGSYLSEFLLGRGYEVYGIVRRSSSFNTGRIDPIYEDPHVPHRRLHLIYGDLNDASSLNRILRTVQPDEIYNLGAQSHVRVSFDIPEYTGEITGLGTIRLLEAIRESGLKPKFYQASSSEMFGKVLEVPQRESTPFYPRSPYGAAKVYSYWITVNYREAYNLFACNGILFNHESPRRGETFVTRKITKAAARIKLGVQEDLFLGNLEAKRDWGYAGDYVEAMWMMLQAPTPDDYVIATGETHTVKEMLELTFDRLQLDWKKHVKIDAKYYRPTEVDLLIGDAGKAKKQLGWQPKVRFDELIAMMVDADLAAERERLEGVGRKH, encoded by the coding sequence GTGAAGAAAGCACTAATTACCGGGATTACCGGCCAAGATGGATCTTATCTATCGGAATTTCTGCTCGGTAGAGGCTACGAAGTCTATGGCATTGTGCGCCGTTCCAGTTCGTTCAACACAGGTCGTATCGATCCGATCTATGAAGATCCGCATGTGCCCCATCGGCGACTTCACTTGATCTACGGTGATCTGAACGACGCCAGTTCTCTGAATCGGATTTTGCGCACCGTCCAGCCCGATGAGATCTATAATCTTGGCGCTCAGAGTCATGTCCGCGTGAGCTTCGATATTCCTGAATATACCGGCGAGATCACAGGGTTAGGCACCATTCGGTTGCTTGAGGCCATACGAGAATCGGGGCTCAAGCCGAAGTTTTATCAGGCGTCGTCCAGCGAAATGTTCGGCAAGGTGCTGGAGGTGCCACAGAGGGAATCGACTCCCTTCTATCCAAGGAGTCCGTACGGTGCTGCCAAGGTCTATTCCTACTGGATTACGGTGAACTATCGGGAGGCGTACAATCTCTTTGCCTGCAACGGCATCCTGTTCAACCATGAATCGCCGCGACGTGGGGAAACCTTCGTGACGCGGAAGATCACCAAGGCCGCTGCCCGCATCAAGCTGGGTGTCCAAGAAGATTTGTTTCTGGGAAATCTGGAAGCCAAGCGCGATTGGGGATATGCCGGCGATTATGTCGAAGCCATGTGGATGATGCTGCAAGCTCCGACTCCGGACGATTATGTCATCGCGACGGGCGAAACGCACACAGTAAAGGAAATGTTGGAGTTGACGTTTGACCGGTTGCAATTGGATTGGAAAAAACACGTGAAGATCGATGCCAAGTACTACCGTCCGACTGAGGTTGATCTACTCATCGGTGATGCCGGCAAGGCCAAGAAACAACTCGGGTGGCAACCCAAGGTACGGTTCGACGAGCTGATCGCCATGATGGTAGACGCGGATCTCGCGGCGGAGCGAGAGAGATTGGAAGGGGTCGGTAGAAAACATTGA